The Pseudofrankia sp. DC12 region GACTTGAATCAGTTTTCGTCACAGTGATTCAGGAGGGGGCTGTCGTGGAGTTGGCTGCCATCGCCGGCAAGATCAGGGAGGCTGCGAGCACGGCCAACCTGAGCCAGCGCGCCCTGGCCCAGGCAACGGGCATCTCGCAGTCGACGCTTTCCCGCATCATGAGCGGCGAGCGACCGGCCAAGATGCCCGACATCCTCCTGATCGCCGATGCGACGGGGCACTCCGTGGCGGAGCTGACGGGCGTGGGTTCTGTGGCCGAGCGGGTCCAGTACGCCGCCCGGGCCACAGGCGGCGCCGAGATGGCCGAGATGCGCAGGGAACTACTGCGCTTCCTCGACCTGGACGCCTACCTGGACGACCAGGGCCTCCCGTCGCTTCCGGTGGTCGAATGACGCCCGAAGCGGAAGGCGGGGATGCGGCGGCGCGCTTCCGCCACGACCACCGCCTGGGTGCGCAGCCGTTGGGTGATCTCGTCGCGATCGTCGAGCAGACCACCGGCATCGACGTGGCCGTGCTCGACGTCGGGAAGGACGAGCACGGGCTGACAATGCGCGATCCGGTCCGGGACTCGGTCTTCATCGGCGTAGCGCGCACGATCCAGCCGATGCGTCAGCGCAGCACTCTCGCACATGAACTAGCGCACGTGCTGTTCGCGGACTGGGGCGATCTGCCGGAAGGCCCCTGGAGCGAACGCAGGCCCGAGGAAGTTCGTGCCGACGCGTTCGCCCGTCATCTGCTCGTCCCGGTCGAAGGGCTAAGCGAGTTCCTGGGCGACCGTGGACCCGGTGATCTTTCTCTGGTCTTACTCTCCCAGGTGGTACAGCGTTTCCTGGTGTCTCCGGTGATGGCAACGATCGCCCTCCGTCAGGCGGGTTACATCTCCGGCGCCACCAAATCGAACTGGATGGCGGTGACCACGCCTCCGCTGGCCTCACGGTTCGGATGGATCGACCAGTATCGCGCCCTCCAGGACGAGTCCAATCGACGTCGAGCGCCCCAGCGTCTTCTCGCCCGGGCAATAGTCGGTTACCAGGAAGGCGTGGTCTCCGTTCAGACGCTTGCCACGCTTCGCGGTGTCGATGCCGCCATCGTCGAGGCTGAGCTGCGCGACGCCGGCATCGAACCTGGAGAATCCATCTCCGCGTGCTCGGACGGCTCCGATCTGCCTGAGGCGGACGTCGATCTGACCGAGCTGGATGACCTTGCAGATCGTTCTTCCGAGGCATCCGCCCAATGACCGCACGGCCCGTCATCGACGCCGGGCCCGCTCTGGGCTTCCTGGCCATCAACAAGGAGCGGCTGCTCATCAGCGTCCTCGGACGCTTGAGCGCTCCGGAGACCGTCGCGGATGAGGTTCTCCGAAAGAGCCGGTCCGATGGCCGGTTCGAAGCAGCCGAGGCCGTTTGGCAGAAGCTGACGCCGAAATGGATCGAGATCCTGCCCGACGACGTTACGCCAGAGCTCGCCGCGGTCGTCGCGCGGATCGCGCGTCTACCCATGCGCGAACGCATGAATCAGAAGAAAGACCTGGGCGAGACAATGGTCATCGCGCACGCGGTGGTCGCGGCCGAGGCCGGCGCGGTGGCCACCGTGCTCATCGACGACGGTGCTGGCGCCGCGATGGCCGCTGCGGAGCGCCGGCGTCTTGAACGGCTACGGCTCGGCGGAATGCCAGTCGGCGAGCTGAGGCTTATCAGTACGCTGACCGTGCTCGAACGCGCTGCCGGAAGCGTGCACCTGCCTGACAAGGCAGCCATGAGAAGCGTCTAATCGCGTCTGCGTGAGCGGGACGATGGTCTTCCGCCTATCGAGCGAACCCGCCTCCTCTCGCCAGACCGTTGGACCGCGAAGGCTCCCGCGCAGATGTTGCCGTGACGGTCGGCGCCGAGCACAGAGGGGTTGAAGGGCTGATCTTGCTGCTGTTTTCGCTGGTCTTGTGAACGTGAACATGGAAGGTGGGCGCTATGTGATGGCATGCTTACTAAGCGTGGTGCTGTGTGAGAGATGGGGGAAGCGGTGCTCCTTGGTACGGGGATCCGCGCGGCCCTCCGGAGCCGTCCTGCGGGGGAGGCTCCAGACCACCCGGCGGTCGTGCTCCCCATCGGCAGGCGCATCGACGGCCGTCTGGTGCGCTGGGCAAAGGGAAAATTCAAGCGGCTGAGGAGAAGCAATCGTCGGGCATGGGCATGGCTGAAGAGGGTCCGGAAACGGTCCCCTGGCCTGTTTGCACACTGGCGGTTGCGGTACTGAGCGCCCCGTAGGGCGGTGCGGCAACCGGCGGACTCGGCCAACCTCTGGGGATGAGCAGGAGCCGTTGGTGGTCAGGCGGGCACCGCCCGTGACACGCAGCAGGAGCCGGATGAATCGAGAGATTCACGTCCGTGATCTGCCGGGTAGCCCGCAACTGAGATGCCCCGGGCTACCCCGGCAGCAATGCGGCGCCGTCGTCGAGGCGCACCATGGTGCGCGAAGATTCGGCGCTTGTGGGCTGTTGCGGTCAGGCCGACGTGGGGTCGATCGTGGTGGGGTTCGTCGTGCCGAAGGGTTGAGCTGGCGGACGCGCGACCTCCGTGTCCACGGTCCACCCGGTAGTCCGATGGACAGGGGGTTGGGTAGCTCCGAAACCCTGGCTGACCTGGCACTTCGCGACCGGGCCGCAGGCCGGCAAACCAGGCCTTGGCCGTGTCATCGCGCGAGCCGGCCGCGCCTGTCCACGGCGAGGAGGCTAACCCGCGTCAGCGGGGAGCGGGACCGCGATCTCGTCCCAGGTGCCGTCCTCGTCGTCGCGGTGGCCGGTGAGCACCTTGGCGAGCCGTGTGTTGATAGCGTCCTGGTCGAAGGGCACCGAGTCGTCGCCGTCGCAGTCCTCGTTCCAGTCTTCGACCGGTGCGTCGCCGTGCCCGCCCGTGCAGACCGGCGCCAGCTCCGTCCCGGCGGTGACATCGGCGCCGTCGTAGGTGCCGACGGCTTCCAGGGTGATCGTGTGGCGCCAGGTGTCACCGAAGTCGTAGATGTAGGTCAGCTTCGCACCTTTCTTGGGTACCACCTGGTAGAGCGTGACGTGGTACTCGCTGTCGGCGTCCTCCGGGTCGCCGTAGACGTCGCCCGACGCTGTCCTGAACGCGTGGAGGTGGTCGTCATCCCAGCCGAACAGGACCTGGAGGACGTCGTGCAGGTCGCCTAGGGTGATCGCGGCCGGCACCGTCACCCGCCGCCACGGCGCCGGAGACAGCACGGTGAGCTCCACCTTCAGCTGGAAGCGTCGGGGCGCGCCGCCCGCCGCGACGAACGCGGCGACGGCGTCGCGGAGCTCGGCCTCGTCGGGATGGCCGCCGCCAAGCGTGGCCTCGACCCCGCCCTGGATGACCAACTCGTCGGCGGCCGCCTGGGCGCCGTCGGTCGCGAGCGTGGCGAGCGCCGACTCGGCCGCGAGCCACCGGCTCGTGCGCTCGTCGGGCGGGGGGCCAGCGTCGTAGGCGAACAGGACCTCGGCGAGGTGGGGCGCGAGTGCCGGCACGTCGCGCAGCGCCCTGAGCGCCGGAAGAAGTTCGGGGAGGCCCGCGTCGACGAGGCGCTGGCGCACCGCTGGCCCGGCGCCGGCGGCGGCGCGCAGCAGCTCGGTGAGAGCCGGGACCCGGTCGGCCGGGTCGCCCCGAAGGCCGAAGCGGTCGGGCAGCCACTCCGTGAGCACCGCCGCGACGTCCTCGGGCGACTTCGCGGCGGCGAGCAGCGGTACCACCGCCTCGGCCGGCATGCCGCGCGTCGGGCGCGCCCGCTGTGTGATCGTGCGCAGCCAACGGCCGAGCGGGGTGATCCGCACCTGCCCGTCTGCCGCGTCGAGAGCGCCGAGCACGGCCAGGATGTCGCGCGCCCCGTCGTACGGGTCGTCCCAGCGCCGGAACGTGTCGCTGGAGATCCAGCTCCCGGCGGAGCGGGCCTGTTCGCGGAAGCTGCCGCGCGCGTCGGTCTCGTCGACCGCTGCCTCGGCGACCGCGGACAGCAGCGAGACGCAGGCTTCGCGCGGGCCGCGCGGTTCGCTCGGCCGCGCCGCGTTGAGGCATACCTCGTCGAACACCGCGACCCAGCGTCCCAGTACGTCCCGGCCGGGCTGCTCGCCGTCGCCGGGCTCGGCCGGCCCGTCGTCGGCCGCCCTCGCCTGGCGGCCCTCGACGACCAGCAGACCCGCCGCCCGGGCCGCCGTCCAGGCCTGCTGCAGATCCCGGATGTCGATCGCCCGCCGCGACGTCGGCGGCAGCGCGACACCGGCCGCGGCGCACACTGCCGCGAGGTCGGCGGGCCTCGGCGCCCCCGCTGGCGTCACCGGCCGGCCGGCGCCCGCCCAGGCGGCGAGCCCCCGCCCGCGGATGAAAAGCAGGCAGCTCTCGGCGGCGCGTGCGAGCGTGTCAGGATCGTCGAGCGCGGCGGCGGAGTCCAGAGTCTTGGTCACGATCACGAGACTAGAACCGCCTCGTTGCCGGCCTCGCGGCGAGATGGCCCGGGCGGGAGGGGTCCGCCTGTCGCCTGCCTCGGCACAGTCACGGGCGTTGCGAGTCCGCCTTGTCGGCCGGACTGGCAGACTGCTGGCATTGCAGGTAAAATGCAGGCATGACCGCGATCACGATCCGCGACGTCCCGGACCCGGCCCTAGAGGCGCTGAAGCTGAAGGCCGCGCAGACGGGCCGCAGCCTGCAGGCCTACCTGCTCGACCTGGTCACCCGAGATGCCCGTACGCCGACCCTGGCGGACATGATGGCCCGCCTCGACCGTGAAACGCGCACCGAGCTCGCTACCTCGGACATCCTGGCCGCGATCGACGAGGGCCGGGAACGCGGGTGAGCGATCCGGCAGCCGTGATCGACTGCTCGGCGCTGGTACGTACGTTGACCGATCACGGCCCGACCGGGCAGGCGGTGCGTCACCGGATCGCCCGCATCACGTCGCTCGTCGCGCCTGGGCTGCTTGACTACGAGATGGTCTCGGCTCTGTTCGGGATGGTCCGTGGCCGCAAGCTCACCGCGGGGGAGGCGGAGAAGGCCATCGGTGATTACCAGCTTCTGCCGCTTGTGCGACACGAGACACTGATCCTCTGGACACGCGTCCGCGACCTGCACCACAACCTCAGCGCCTACGACGCCCAGTACGTCGCCCTCGCTGAGACCTTGAGATTGCCGCTGATCACCAGCGACGGCCGGATCGAGCGCAGCGGCGCCGCCAGGTGCCCCGTCGAGGTCTTCGCGTGACGCGGGCGATCCGGGCCGATTACGCCGCCGAGGAATCCGAGTCTTCCTCGAGTCGGCCTGACGCCGGGTTCGGACGATGAACGGTCCTCGTCTGGCGGGCCGCCGCTATGTTCGGCGGCCTGATCACCGGGGCCGGCTCGGCCAGGCGACGGACGGCCTGCTGACGGACCTCGATCTCGCCGAGCCGCGGCCGCTGCTGGGTTTTCTCTACAACGTGAGCAGGGCGACGTCGCCGCCTCGCCGGAGCGTCGTGACCTGCTCATGGTCAACGCGATCGACCGCGACGGGGCCTGCCTCGGGCTCACCAGGTCCGCTTCCGGCGGCGCGGTCGAGGACCTCGCCAGCGCGTGGCAGGTGCAGCCGGGTCGGTCTATCGCGGTCGGCGGCGCCTTGGTCGCCAGGCTGGCCTCGCTTCTTACCGCGTTGCACGAACGCCCCGCGCTGCGCCGCTGACCAGGATCAATTCTGCTGCGCTCCAACCCCCGGCAAATGTCCGTGCCACGCTCGCTGAGCGGCCAGGCGCCGCTGTCAGCGTGCGCTGTGGATGAGCGGATTGCGCACGGTCAGGTCGGGGAACCGGCCGAAGTCGCGGTCTGCGCTCCAGAGTTCGCGGACGCCGTTGGCCAGGCAGAGAGCGGCGATGCGGGCGTCGTGGACGAGGGGCCCTTGGACCTTGCCGGATTCGAGCATCGTTCGCAGGGTCGGCCAGTAGGTGACGCCCTCGTGCAGGAGGTCGAGCGACGGGGAGCCGAGCCAGGCCTCGATCTGGGCGAGGGCTTGGTCGGGCTGGCTGGGTGGATCGTAGATCCGGGTGTGGGTCGTGATCGAGTAGAACTCGTGGACGCAGGGCCATGGGATCGCCCAGGCGGCGGCGGATTCCGCGAGGCCACGCATGACGGCTGCCGCGGGTTCGTGGAACGCCGAGTCGCGGCGGTGGGCGTAGACGAGGACGTTGGTGTCGACCGCGATCACGTGCGGTCGCCGTAGCTGGCGGCGAGCAGGTCATCCCAGCCGGCACCGCGTAACTCAGGTCGTACGCCCTTGCCGCCGACCGATGCGTCTGGGAGTTCGAACCGGGTTGCCGAGCGACGTCGGGCGAGTACGGCGCGCAGGCCGTCCTCGAGGAGTGCCCGCAGCGTCGTGCCCTCGGCGCGGGCGACGTCCTGCGCCTCGCGCACAAGCGCGTCGGGCAGGTCCACGGTCGTCTTCATACTGCTGACCATACTTCGCCTCCCGTACTCCCGTACTCCCGTACTGACCGTGGGCAAGTGCCAGGCTACCTGACTGGTCCGACAGTGTCCGAGTCGGCAGGAGTGTGCGGCTGAGTGCCAGATGCAGGGGGAAGGGGTGTCGCGAGTGTGTTTCGTTTGCTTTGAGAGACGGTGCGGCGACCAGTGGCGTGCCTACGCTGACCGCGTCACCTGGACAGATACGCCTTCGGCTCCCGCTGACGCCGCGCCTGCCGCGCCCCCCGTCGACGAGATCGCCGTCATCGACCTGGCACCCTTTCTCACAGGCGGCGACCCGGCGCCGGTGGTGCGGCGGATCGCCGAGGTCTACCCGCTGGTGAGCTTCCTGCAGGTCGTCGGGCACGGGATCGCGCCGGAGACGTTCGACCGGCCCAGCCCGACCAGGACCCGGCCGCCGAGCCTCCGGTGACGTTCTGGGAGCGCTCCGACTCCGGCATGCTGACCGTGCTTCACCAGCGCGGCGACTACGCCGGCCTCCAGGTCAGGGACCTCGACGACAGCTGGATCACCGTACCCGTCAGCCCCGACACCCTGGTCATCAACATCGGTGACCTGATGGCCCGCTGGACCAACGACCGCTGGCCGTCGACCCGCCACCGCGTCGTCGCCGCCCCGGACACCACCTCGACCCGCGACTCGATCGCGGCCTTCCACCTGCCCAACGTCGACACCGTGATCGCCCCGCTGGAGCCGTTCGTGGGTGCCGATGGCCCGCGCTACGAGCCGGTCACGCCCTACGTCTGGGAGGCCATGTTCCTCGCCGAGTACGACCGGCGCGTCCCCTCCTGAACGCTCCTGAACGAGCCCGACGACGGGGCCGGACGAGGACAGGCCGGCAGGCTCGGCTCGGCCCGCTGATTGACGTACGCGTGGCGGCGCAATGGCCAGTAGGTGACATTCCATCGGAGTACCCGCCGCCGCCGAGGTACTGCCGGCAGAGTGCAGCCCCGTGCCTGTTTCTCGCCCGCGTGTCAGCGTCGCCTCGGTGTGCGCCGGAGTGTTGACCCTTTCGGGATTCGCCGTCGCCGGAGTGCTCGCCGCGCAGCCCGCGGCCGCCGCGGACCCGGCCGGCTATCAGAACGTCCGGATCAACGAGGTCACCTCGTCGAACAACGACACGGTGGAGCTGTACAACGCCGGTTCGGCCTCGGTGAGTGTCAGCGGCTGGAAGATGTCCGACGACAGCTTCTCGCCGCAGTCGTTCAGCCCCTCGGCCAGCACGATCCCGGCCGGCGGCTTCGTCACGTTCAACTCGCCCAAGGGGCTCGGCGACGCGGACAAGCTGGTGATCTACACGTCCGGCGGCACGGTGGTCGACCGGGTCGAGTGGGCCACCGACAAGGCGAAGCCGGCGATGGCGCGCTGCGGCGGCGATGGCACCGGCGCGTGGGTGACCACGACGACCGCGGCCACGTTCGGCGCCGCGAACGCGGCCGGCTGCCCCTCGTCGATCCCGGCGGCGAGCCGGGTGCGGATCAACGAGGTCACCTCGAACGGCTCCGACACCGTGGAGCTTTTCAACGGTGGAACGAGTGCGGTCAGCGTCGGGTCGTGGAAGTACGTCGACGGCGACACCAGCCACTCCGCGGCGACGATCTCGTCCTCGTCGCCGAGCGCGACCAGCATCCCCGCGGGGGGCTACGTCACGTTCAACTCGACCATCGGCCTGGGTGACAACGACTCGCTGTTTCTGCTGGACAGCAGCGGCAACACGATCGACTCGGTGACCTGGGCGACTGACGGCGCGAAGCCATCCGATGAGCGCTGCGCGAACGGTTCTGGCTGGTTCCGGACCGCCACGACCGCGACCCTCGGCGGCGCGAACCCCTGCACGGGCTCCGGCGGCGGTACCGGTGGCGGTACGGGTCAGCTGCTGGGCGGCGGCGGCGCGCTGACCAGTGGTTGCACCCCCGAGGCCCCCATCGGCACGGGCGCAAGCCCGGCGGGCACGTTGGCCTGGCCGGGTGGCCTCGACGTCACGATTGCCGACAACGTCTGCGCGTTCACCACGTCGACCGGTCCCGAGGGCCGAGACCTGAGCGGGCTGGCGTTCGACCCGGCGAACCCCTCCGTGCTGTGGGCGGCCAAGAACAAGAACTGGCTGTTCAAGCTCGTCAAGAGCAGCGGAAAGTGGATTCCGGACCCGTCGTGGAGCGCGGCCGGAAAGCAGCTGCGTTTCCTGGGCGGCTCCGGCCAGCCGGACACGGAGGGCCTGACGGTCGGCGCGAACGGCCACGTCTACGTGACGTCCGAGCGTGACAATGCCGCGAACACGGTGCCCAAGGACACGATCATGGAGTTCGACCCGGCGGCGACCGGCTCGACGCTGACGCCGCTGCACCAGTGGGACATGACCTCGCAGTTCCCGCAGCTCAACACCGGCGACAAGGACGACGCCAACCTGGGCTTCGAGGGCGTCGGCTACGTGCCGGACAGCTGGCTGACCGCGAACGGCTGGAAGGATCCGCTCACCGGCGCCGCGTACAACCCGGCGAACTATCCGCTGCACGGGTCGGGCCTGTTCTTAGCCGGCCTGGAGTGGGACGGCACGCTGCACGTGTACGGACTGAACTCCGACGGCACGTTCACCACCTTCGGCACGGTGGCGACCGGCGAGGCCTTCGTGATGGACGTGCTGTTCGACGCCGGAACGCAGCGTGTCGTCGCGACCTGCGACAACACCTGCGGCGAGACACACACCCTGCTGAAGATCAACGCCAGCGGCGTGATCGTCCCGGACGTGGCCTACACGAACCCGGCTGTCATGCCGATCGACAACCTTGAGGGCTTCGCGCTCGCGCCGACCTCGACCTGCGTCAACGGCTCCCGCGAGGCGGTCTGGTCCGACGACGGCGTCTACGGCTTCGGCGCCGGCACATCCTCCTACGGACACGCCCTCTACAGCGGCACCTTCCCCTGCTGAAGGCCCGCGACCGCATAGCGACGAAGCTCCTGGCAGGCAGGCTCACGCCCCCCAACGAGCCCCACCTGCCAGGAGCTTCGACCGGCTGGTCGAGACCTTTCCCGTGGCAGAGATCAATGCCGTAGAGGCGGCGCTGACGTCAGGCAAGGTCGTCAAGCCCGTCGTGTTCCCGTCCGTGGCTCGCTGACGGTCGCCCGGCCGTCGCGGGGCTCCGGTCCGACCTGTATTGGCTGGCGTCACGGCCACCACGTGAACGCCTTCGTGATGGACGACACCACCCGGTCGATAATCTCGTCGCCGACGACAATGCTCAGCACCGCGGGCAGTTTCTCGATCAGAGTGCCGCGTCCCTCGGTGGCGGCAGCGGTGAGGAGATCGGCGATCGCCCTGCGCTCGCAGGCCGGCGCCAGGTAGACCAGCAGGTTGGCCAGGCCGTCGGCCCGTTCCGACGGGTCCTCTACGGCCGAGACGCCGTCGAGGATCGCCAGCGCCGCCGGCTCACGCCTGTCGGCGGGCGTAGGCCTGATCAGCCAACCCAGGGTCTCCAGCCGATCCAGCGGGTCGGCGACCTCCAGCGCCGCGGCGAACGCCTCGTCCGGGGCTGGCTTCCGCGGCGCCGGCGGATAGAGGGAGTGGCCTTCGCCCAGGAACGCAACGCCGCCCGCCGATGCCTGGGCGTGAGATGCGGGACGAGAGTCGCCAGCACCGCGGCCCGGTCCGGCCGCTCCTCGATGGCCGCGGCCAGCTCGAACGCGAGCGCCAGGACCTCGGGAGAAACCACCGGAAGATCGAGCTCCTCGAAGCCCGATCTTCGACCCCGCGCGCGGCCAGGAAGTCGGCGACCGCCTTTTCGCGCCTCGCTGGGATCGCGGGCCGGCAGCTCGGAGGCGTCGAACACGAAATCCGGCAGCGCGGACCCATCAGCGGGCCCCATGAACCGGATCATCTCCGGCAGACGAGCGAGTAGGTCGCCCGACAGCTCGCTTGTCAGGCTCTGCGCCGCCGCGCGGCGCTCATCGGCAGTGCCGTTCGCGCGATCGACCTGGACCAGAGACCGGTGGGCGAGCGTCCGCAGCAGCTCGTCGGCCTCCAGGCGCACCAGCCCACCGGTGACGGCCCACAGGCGCAGGACGGCCGCCGGCACGCTGCCCCGGCCGGCGAAGAAGGCGAGCTCGCGGAACCGCGTGGCCGCGACGGGGTCCAGCGCCGCGCCCGAGGCGTTCAGCGCGGCGAGCAGGTCGGTGTGCGGGTAGTCGATGAACCTGCCGGCAAGCCGTCCCAGGTCGGACTGGTGTAGGAGGTCCACGACCGTCCCCCAGGGCGTTCCCTCTGGGACCATGCCGCCGACGAGCGCCAACGCCAGGACGAGGCCCCCGCAGCGGTCGAGCGCCGCGTCGGCCTCCGGGGGCAGCCGCGCCGGCGTGCACCCCGCATACGCCGCGAGCACCTCGCGCGCGGTCGGCTCGTCGGCAGCCCCGAGATCCATCACCGTGCTGGCTGTGAACAGCGCGTCGCGGTTGCGCGCCGTCACCAGCAGCCGGGTGCGCCCGCTGGCCGGAACCGCGCGCAGCACGCCCGGGCTCCACACGTTGTCCAGGACGACCAGGCAGGGCGCGTCCGCCAGCAGCCGGCGCAACCGGGCGGTGCCTTCGGCCGCCGTGAACGGGGGCGCGAGGTCGCCGAACGCGGCGAGCAGCGCGGCGACCAGGCCGGGCACGTCCGGATCGGGATTGACCTCCACCCAGACGATGCCGTCCGGGAAGCGCTCCTGCACGTCCGCGTCGTGGACGAGCGCCCGGGCCACCGTCGACTTGCCGATGCCGCCCATCCCGATCAGGCCCACGACCGGGCCTTTGCCCGGATCGAGCAGGAGGCGCCGGGCCCGCTCGATCTCGGCGACCCGGGGAACGAACATCACCGGCAGGTCCGGCAGCAGGTCCCGCGGCGGCTGGGTCCGCGTCGACGATCTGCCGGGAAAGTCGGCGCGCGCGGGCACCGCACGCGCCGAGGGCGGGAACGGAGGCGCGCTCTGCGGCCTGGCGCGGCCACCCGACACCGCGAGGCCGGCGGCGTCCGCCAGCCGGTGCCGCGCCTCTGTCTCGGCGAGGTCGAACAGGTCGAGTGTCACGACCTGGGCCAGTAGGCCCAGCCGCGCGCAGTCGGCGACGCGGGGTGGCGACGTGGTAGCCCAACGCCGAGATCAGCCAGGACAGCACCCGCGGGTCCGTCTCGATCGACAGCCGGTTCCGCAGGAGCGGTACGGTCGCGGCGCTGAAGGTACGGCGGTGGTCCTCAGCTGGAGGTCCGAGTTCGCGCAGCACGCGGGCGCCGAGTTCCGCCGGACCGCGTCGGCCTCCGCCAGTAGCGCCGCGGCGGTGTCGAACACCTCGCGGGTATCCCGTTGGTGTAGGGCCACCAGATGATCCGGTCGCCGTTCACCGTCGTCTTCGGCGACCTCGCCCAGCGCGGCGGCGAACAGCTGATCTGTCGACATCGCCGTGTAGCGGTCAGAGCCGATCGGTGGCACGGCAGCATCATCCATGTCCAGCGGAATCACGCTCGGCCGGCCCTGCGCCGGGCCCAAACTACCTGGGCGTTCTGCCACGGTGTGAGACGTTATGCCTTTTCGCCCGCGGCGGTGAGCCCGCAGTCCGAACGCTGAGCCCTGCTGCCTGTGCATGGGGGCCGCTCTCCAGACCGGTGTTGGTGTTCTCCACTACGGCTGGCGGGACCCGTACGCCGGAGCGGCGACCTCGATGGTCGTGAGCAATCCCCAGCTCAGCCGGCGCAGCTTCGCCGTCGTTGGACCCGCCGAGGGCGTCGTGGAGGCGGTGACCGGGCTCCTGGTGACCTGCCACTACTTCTACCGCAGGCCAGGACGAGGAGTGCAGAGCGTCGCCTGGCGTGCGGAACGGCCCGACCTTGTCACGGCGGTCGCACAACCGGCCGTAGCCTCCGCGATCGCGCAGGCCGCCGCCCGCGACGCGAGCATCGACTCGCTGATCGACGAACTGCGACCAATCCTCGAAACGGGCACCAACGGACTCTTGACCGGGCCTACTGATCGTTGAGGCAGCCGCGGGGGAGCCCGGCCACCTCAGCGAGGGGACGTCTTCAGCGCCGCAGCGCGCGGTGAGGTGCTCGTCGACGCCTGGCTACGCCAGAAGGGAGGCTATCGATGACCGAGGAAGACGTCAGGCGCAGGACCCTTCCTGTCGCGGTGCCTCCATGACTGGACCAACGCACCTGGTCTCCCTTGGTGAACGTCGCCATGACGGCTCTCCAGCGACTCGTGCCTTCCCGTGCGGGTTCTCACGCCATCCCCGGGCATTGCAGAAAGTAACTGGGTTGATTGAGTAACGATAGCTGGT contains the following coding sequences:
- a CDS encoding NB-ARC domain-containing protein codes for the protein MTLDLFDLAETEARHRLADAAGLAVSGGRARPQSAPPFPPSARAVPARADFPGRSSTRTQPPRDLLPDLPVMFVPRVAEIERARRLLLDPGKGPVVGLIGMGGIGKSTVARALVHDADVQERFPDGIVWVEVNPDPDVPGLVAALLAAFGDLAPPFTAAEGTARLRRLLADAPCLVVLDNVWSPGVLRAVPASGRTRLLVTARNRDALFTASTVMDLGAADEPTAREVLAAYAGCTPARLPPEADAALDRCGGLVLALALVGGMVPEGTPWGTVVDLLHQSDLGRLAGRFIDYPHTDLLAALNASGAALDPVAATRFRELAFFAGRGSVPAAVLRLWAVTGGLVRLEADELLRTLAHRSLVQVDRANGTADERRAAAQSLTSELSGDLLARLPEMIRFMGPADGSALPDFVFDASELPARDPSEARKGGRRLPGRARGRRSGFEELDLPVVSPEVLALAFELAAAIEERPDRAAVLATLVPHLTPRHRRAALRSWAKATPSIRRRRGSQPRTRRSPRRWRSPTRWIGWRPWVG